The following nucleotide sequence is from Bradyrhizobium roseum.
GGCGGCGCGCCGAGATGAGTGTCCCTCGCCGGCCCTGCCCAAACCGCGGACAACGGTATCATATGGGCCATGTTCAGGGTCGAAACCGGAGGCTGGCGAACGTTCGCATAGACGTGGCCGGGCAACGAGCCCAGCCAGGCATCAACGGCGTTGACGGCCTCTACCATGCAGGTGAAGTCGCGTCCCTGAATGACCTTCTCGACCAAGCGCAACCGTTCGTCCGCGACGCGCGGATTCTCGTCCCAGACCGTGATCGTGGCAGTGACAAACGCCTCTCCGATCAGATCGGAGCCGAGCTCCTGCAACGCGGCGTCGGCATCGATAGCCTTGTTGCTGGCGTCGGTATCGATGAGAGACGAAGCCTCATTGGTCATCACCTCCTTCAGGATTGCGGCAACGGATTTCCGTTTGGCGAACCATTGCCGCCGAATCCTTGTCAGGAGTTTCGTTGCATCCGCCTTGTCGAGCATGATCGCCCGGGTCGACCACCGATAAGGGAAGGCAAGCCGGTTGAGATCGTCCAGGATCCCCGGCGTGGTTGCCGTCGGGAACCCAACAATCGTGAGCACCCGCAGGTGTTGGTCGCCCAGCATCGGCTCGAGCCCACCCGTCAGGGGCTGGTCCGCCAACAGCGCATCGAGATACATCGGAATCTCGGGAACGCGGACGCGATGTAGCTTGGTCGAGACGCAAGCATGCAGGTAGGTCAGGGTCTCGCCGTCATCGAGCCATCGGCACTCCGGCATAAACCCCTCGACCAGTTGCAGCACGCGGTCGGTCCGATCGACAAAGCCGCGCAATACCTCATGGGCGCCGGCAGACTGCCCGCGCTCCCGCCCCTCAAAAAGGAGACGCTCGGCCCGCGCCGCATCCTCCGCCGGCGGCAGATACAGGAAGCTGAGGAAATAGGCTGACTCGTAGTGAGCTCCCTCTTCCTCGAATTGGGCCCGGCGCTCGGCATCGACCAGCGCCGATGCCACATCCGGACAACTGCTTGGTGGATAGGCATTCGATGAATACCTCTGCGCTTCAACAAACACCGCCCAGCCGGATCCGAGGCGCCTCAAGGCGTTATTGAGGCGGCCGGCAACCGCAACAAGTTCTGCTGGAACAGAGGAATCAAGATCGGGCCCGCGAAAGCGCGCGGTCCTCTGAAACGATCCGTCCTTGTTGAGGACGATGCCTTCGCCGACCAGTGCGGCCCATGGCAGGAAATCCGCAAGACGCGTGGTGGAATGGCGGTATTCGGCAAGGTTAATCATTGGTGCTCACACATTCAGATGGGTTGGGATGCGCAGATGGCGTCTTGCGGTCTCGACAAAGAGCGGATCGCGCTTCGCGGCCCAGACGGCAGCAGCATGACCGAGCGCCCAGATCAGGAGGCCTGCGATCCACAGCCGCAGGCCGAGGCCGAGCGCTGCGGCAACGGTGCCGTTGACGATGGCGATCGCACGCGGCGCGCCGCCGAGCAGGATCGGTTCGGTCAGCGCGCGGTGCACCGGAATTGCAAAACCTTCAACCGGCCCGTCCATCAGATCAGCACTCCGCCGCCGAATGAGAAAAATGCCAGGAAGAAGCTCGAGGCTGCGAACGCGATCGACAGACCGAACACGATCTGGATCAGGCGCCGAAAGCCGCCCGAAGTGTCGCCGAAGGCGAGCGTAAGGCCCGTGACGATGATGATGATCACGGCCAGAATCTTGGCGACGGGCCCCTCGACCGACTGCAGGATCTGGTTAAGCGGCTGCTCCCACGGCATGTTGGAGCCGGCGGCCTCTGCAGTGGGCGGGATCGCCACGGAGCTGAGAGCTATTGCAACAGCTATCATTCCGCTTCTCAATGTGACGCCGTTCATGATGGGTCTCCTGCGGGTGAAATGAGGTAGTCGCCCTCGGCCGTCAGGCCATCGACGCGCACGAGTTCCGTCAGCCGTCGGTCCGCACCGCGGCCGGAGAGAACGGCAATCACACCGATGGTGTCCGCGATCAGCGCCCGCGGCACGGTGATGACGGCTTCCTGGATAAGCTGTTCGAGGCGGTGAAGGGCGCCAAGCGCCGTGCCGGCATGAATGGTGCCGACGC
It contains:
- a CDS encoding TrbC/VirB2 family protein translates to MIAVAIALSSVAIPPTAEAAGSNMPWEQPLNQILQSVEGPVAKILAVIIIIVTGLTLAFGDTSGGFRRLIQIVFGLSIAFAASSFFLAFFSFGGGVLI
- a CDS encoding VirB3 family type IV secretion system protein, with the protein product MDGPVEGFAIPVHRALTEPILLGGAPRAIAIVNGTVAAALGLGLRLWIAGLLIWALGHAAAVWAAKRDPLFVETARRHLRIPTHLNV
- the trbE gene encoding conjugal transfer protein TrbE, with protein sequence MINLAEYRHSTTRLADFLPWAALVGEGIVLNKDGSFQRTARFRGPDLDSSVPAELVAVAGRLNNALRRLGSGWAVFVEAQRYSSNAYPPSSCPDVASALVDAERRAQFEEEGAHYESAYFLSFLYLPPAEDAARAERLLFEGRERGQSAGAHEVLRGFVDRTDRVLQLVEGFMPECRWLDDGETLTYLHACVSTKLHRVRVPEIPMYLDALLADQPLTGGLEPMLGDQHLRVLTIVGFPTATTPGILDDLNRLAFPYRWSTRAIMLDKADATKLLTRIRRQWFAKRKSVAAILKEVMTNEASSLIDTDASNKAIDADAALQELGSDLIGEAFVTATITVWDENPRVADERLRLVEKVIQGRDFTCMVEAVNAVDAWLGSLPGHVYANVRQPPVSTLNMAHMIPLSAVWAGPARDTHLGAPPLFFARTEGSTPFRFSLHVGDVGHTLVVGPTGAGKSVLLALMALQFRRYPTSQIFAFDFGGSIRAAALAMKGDWHDLGGALSDNASDPVALQPLAMIDDAAERGWAAEWIAAILAREKIDTTPEAKEHLWSALSSLASAPIGERTLTGLSVLLQSQSLKRALQPYCLGGPFGRLLDAETERLGISSVQVFETEGLIGTGAAPAVLSYLYHRIEGQLDGRPTLLIIDEGWLALDDEGFAGQVREWLKTLRKKNASVVFATQSLSDIDGSAIAPAIIESCPTRLLLPNERAIEPQISAIYRRFGLNDRQIEILARATPKRDYYCQSRRGNRLFELGLEEFALAFTAASSKSDQAMIERVLAEHGRDGFVTGWLNARGLGWAADLIPGLIKQEGLS